The Rhizobium viscosum genomic sequence CGGTTCTAAAAATGCTGCCTCATTTCGGCAACGCAGAAATGCAGAAGCGTAGCCTTTAAATCGAATAAGCAGGCCCCTACATCTCATCTTGAAGGTAAGCGAACTTCATGAGCTTGCCCGACCTCCACTCCAGGGCCTGCCGCGCCTTTCCTGCGGTGCGACAGGCCTTCAAGTCTCAGACATCAGATCAAGGCCCGTGACGGTTATCCCTCCCATCACGGGTCACTTTTTTTCGCCAGCGGCTCCGTGTCAGCGGGCGTTGAGTTTGGCGTCTGCCAGCAGTTTCACCAGCCAGTCGACGAAGACGCGGACCTTGTTGCTGAGATGCCGGTTCGGCGGATAGACGACGTAGAGCGGCAGCGACTCGCGGCTCCATTCCGTCAGGGTCTGAACCAGTTCTCCCTTCGCCAGCGGCTCACGGGCCATGAAGATCGGGATCTGGGCGAGGCCGAGGCCGGCGAGTGCCGCGGTCATATAGGTGCGGCTGTCGTTGACGGAGACGATATAGCGCGGATTGACCTCAATGGTCTCGTTACCCTTGCGGAATTCGAAAGGCACCGTGCGATTGTTCTGAGCGCGGAAGTAATTGACCGAATAGTGTTCCGTTTCAAGCTCTTCCGGCCGCTGCGGCAGGCCGAATTTCTCCACGTAGAGCGGTGCGGCGCAGGTGATCATTTCGATTTCCGAGACGCGCCTGGCGATCAGGGACTGATCGGCCGGCGTGCCGGCGCGCAACGCGCAGTCAACGTTTTCGGCGAGATAGTCGACGGTGCGGTCGCCGACGCCGAGGTCGATGCGGATATCGGGATAACGCTCGTAGAAATCACAGAGCGCGGGCACCAGGATGGAATCGGCAAAGGCGCCGGCCATCTCGACGCGCAGCCTGCCCGTCGGCAGGCTCTGTGAGTTCGAGAGGCTGCCGTCCAGCTCCTCGAGCTCGGAAATGATCTGCGCAGCGCGTTCGTAGTAAAGCGCGCCGTCCGTCGTCACCATGACGCGGCGGGTGGTGCGGTTGAGGAGCTTGGTACGCAGGTGCGCTTCCAGCCCCTGAATGAGATTGGTCACCGTCGCCTTGGGCATGGCGAGCATGTCGGCGGCGCGGGTGAAATTGCCCGTCTCCACCACGCGGATGAAGACGCGCATTGCCGAGAGCTGATCCATCGGTTCAAGTCCGCAGTTTGCGTTGCAACATTGTTCGGGATTTGGAATAGTGTTATCGCGATATCGCTTCTTATTCCCGGATTTGAATAACAATATCTTTTTGGTTCAAAATGCAAGAGGCGGACGTTATCCGTCATATGCAAAGAGATAGAGACGATGGTGCCCGAGATCAAAGACATGGTGCTGGAAAAGGTGGCCGCTGGCCCCGTTTCTGCGCGCGTCTATATGGGCGCCGATTTCGGCAAGGGTCCGCCGATCGTGCTTTATCTGCATGGCGGGGCGTTTCTTGACAGTGACCCTAAGGCCGACCGCCCGATTGCGCAGAGCCTGGCAAAGGCCGGCGCGATCGTCGTTTCCGCCGACTACAGCACGCTTTCGGGCAATGTCTTTCCGAAGGCGCTCGAAGTCTCCTT encodes the following:
- a CDS encoding LysR family transcriptional regulator, which codes for MDQLSAMRVFIRVVETGNFTRAADMLAMPKATVTNLIQGLEAHLRTKLLNRTTRRVMVTTDGALYYERAAQIISELEELDGSLSNSQSLPTGRLRVEMAGAFADSILVPALCDFYERYPDIRIDLGVGDRTVDYLAENVDCALRAGTPADQSLIARRVSEIEMITCAAPLYVEKFGLPQRPEELETEHYSVNYFRAQNNRTVPFEFRKGNETIEVNPRYIVSVNDSRTYMTAALAGLGLAQIPIFMAREPLAKGELVQTLTEWSRESLPLYVVYPPNRHLSNKVRVFVDWLVKLLADAKLNAR